Proteins from a genomic interval of Gemmatimonadota bacterium:
- a CDS encoding ComEC/Rec2 family competence protein, whose product GGRGGRGGRGGGHHPLLGARGAAQERLQRLYGKRAALAEALLLAQRDGLDAAVWERFADSGLIHLLAISGLHVGLVATSLLLVCSLLRLAPGLSAGAAALVTVAYVLFLGAPYAAARAALQVLLLLGARLLQRPAHPVGLLATAALVLLAIEPLAALDAGFQLSFAGTAGIIVLRRRLLVLPWLPGPAALRDALATSLAATLATAPLSVLHFGRLAPVGVLASLAAIPLVALAVPALALALAASWLLWPAAEFLANGGGLLLAALDAAARWGAWLPAGHLAVPRDLVAAWFCAALLACIFAAQLAAPSAPAAGTPEPRVGAAGVTSRTRVRPWVRRLAAGGAAVAFLLAWPLAVRRLGAGELQIHVIDVGQGDALALRSPAGRWLLVDAGPRSDTYDAGRARVVPFLLRHGVRRLEALILTHPDADHIGGSEAVLNTLPVGLVVDPGAAAGKPLYLLVLQEARREGIRWVPARAGRELRFDGLVIEFLHPQPASLDGKEATNESSVVFRLAYGRFTALFLGDAPAAVERELAVRHGGRLRVDVLKVGHHGSGTSSSEELLAAATPRLALISVGRHNRYGHPHPEVLRRLAGRRVRVLRTDWHGEVTVRARASGELEFETARS is encoded by the coding sequence GGGGGGGCGGGGCGGGCGGGGCGGGCGGGGGGGCGGGCATCACCCGCTGCTTGGCGCGCGGGGTGCGGCGCAGGAGCGGCTGCAGCGCCTGTACGGAAAGCGCGCAGCACTGGCGGAGGCGCTGCTGCTGGCGCAGCGGGATGGGTTGGACGCCGCGGTTTGGGAGCGCTTCGCCGATTCCGGGCTGATCCACCTGCTGGCCATTTCCGGGCTGCACGTCGGCCTGGTTGCGACTTCCCTGCTGCTGGTGTGCAGCCTGCTGCGGCTGGCGCCCGGTCTGAGCGCCGGGGCGGCGGCGCTGGTCACGGTGGCGTACGTGCTCTTTCTGGGAGCGCCCTACGCCGCGGCGCGCGCGGCCCTGCAGGTTCTCCTGCTGCTCGGCGCGCGGCTGCTGCAGCGGCCCGCGCATCCCGTGGGCCTTCTGGCAACGGCCGCGCTGGTGCTGCTGGCCATCGAGCCGCTGGCGGCGCTGGATGCCGGGTTTCAGCTCTCGTTTGCGGGGACAGCGGGGATCATCGTGCTGCGGCGCCGACTGCTGGTGCTGCCCTGGCTGCCCGGGCCGGCGGCGCTGCGCGACGCTCTGGCCACCAGCCTGGCCGCGACCCTGGCCACGGCGCCGCTCAGCGTGCTGCACTTTGGCCGCCTGGCACCGGTGGGCGTGCTGGCCAGCCTTGCCGCCATTCCGCTGGTCGCGCTGGCGGTGCCGGCCCTGGCCCTGGCGCTCGCCGCTAGCTGGCTGCTCTGGCCGGCCGCCGAGTTCCTGGCGAACGGCGGCGGCCTGCTGCTCGCGGCACTGGATGCGGCGGCGCGCTGGGGCGCGTGGTTGCCTGCGGGGCATCTGGCCGTGCCGCGCGACCTGGTGGCCGCCTGGTTCTGCGCGGCGCTGCTCGCCTGCATCTTTGCTGCGCAACTGGCCGCTCCCAGCGCCCCCGCAGCCGGGACGCCGGAGCCGCGCGTTGGCGCTGCAGGCGTCACCAGCCGAACCCGGGTGCGGCCGTGGGTGCGGCGGCTGGCGGCCGGCGGCGCCGCCGTGGCGTTCCTCCTGGCCTGGCCGTTGGCCGTGCGGCGGCTGGGCGCCGGCGAGCTGCAGATCCACGTCATCGACGTGGGGCAGGGAGACGCGCTCGCCCTGCGCTCGCCGGCGGGACGCTGGCTGCTGGTGGACGCGGGGCCGCGCAGCGACACGTATGACGCGGGCCGTGCCCGGGTGGTGCCGTTCTTGCTCCGCCACGGCGTGCGGCGGCTCGAGGCGCTGATCCTGACCCACCCCGACGCAGACCATATCGGTGGGTCCGAGGCGGTGCTGAACACGCTGCCTGTGGGCCTGGTCGTGGATCCGGGCGCGGCCGCGGGGAAGCCACTCTATCTGCTGGTCCTGCAGGAGGCGCGCCGGGAAGGGATCCGCTGGGTGCCCGCGCGAGCGGGGCGGGAACTCCGGTTTGACGGACTGGTGATCGAATTCCTGCACCCGCAGCCGGCGTCGCTTGACGGGAAGGAAGCCACGAACGAATCTTCCGTCGTGTTCCGGCTGGCCTACGGCCGATTCACGGCGCTGTTCCTGGGCGATGCGCCGGCAGCGGTCGAGCGGGAGCTGGCCGTACGGCACGGCGGCAGACTGCGCGTCGATGTCCTGAAAGTGGGGCATCACGGGAGCGGCACCTCCTCGTCCGAGGAGCTGCTGGCCGCGGCCACCCCGCGGCTGGCCCTGATCTCGGTAGGGCGGCACAATCGCTACGGCCACCCGCATCCGGAGGTCTTGCGGCGGCTGGCCGGCCGGCGGGTGCGTGTGTTGCGCACAGACTGGCATGGCGAAGTGACCGTGCGAGCGCGCGCCTCGGGGGAGCTCGAATTCGAGACCGCGCGTTCCTGA